The region ACCCTTGTCCCAAGCGCCCGGCAACAGTGCCGGGCCGGTTCGGGACAGGCCGCCATGACCCCCACCAAGCTGCTGATCGGCCAGATCCTGGTCGTTTTCGCCATCACCCTGTTCGGGGTGTGGTCGGCGACCCAATGGGCGGCGGCGATGCTCGGCTATCAGCCCCAGCTCGGTCCGCCCTGGCTGGTGCTGTTCGATGTTCCGGTCTATCGCCCCTGGCAGTTGTTCCCCTGGTGGTATGCCTATGAGGCCTATGCGCCGCACATCTTCGACAAGGCGGGGATGTTGGCCGGGGCCAGCGGCTTCATGGGCTGCGCCGCCGCGATCGTCGGTTCGCTGTGGCGGGCGCGGCAGAGCCGGTTGGTCACCACCTACGGCTCGTCGCGCTGGGCGACCGCCCGGGAAGTGGAGCGGGCCGGGCTGTTCCGCTCGGCCGGGGTGTTTCTTGGCCGGCTGGGCAATCGCTATCTGCGCCATGATGGCCCCGAGCATGTGATGGCCTTCGCGCCGACCCGGTCGGGCAAGGGCGTCGGGCTGGTGGTGCCGACCCTGCTGTCCTGGACCGGCTCGGCGGTGATCCACGACATCAAGGGCGAGAACTGGCAGCTTACCGCTGGCTGGCGGGGGCGGTTCTCGCATTGCTTGCTGTTCAACCCGACCGATCCGCGCTCGGCCCGTTACAACCCGTTGCTGGAAGTCCGCAAGGGTCCCGACGAGGTCCGCGACGTCCAGAACATCGCCGACATCCTGGTTGATCCCGAAGGCGCGCTCGAGCGGCGCAGCCACTGGGAAAAGACCAGCCATTCCCTGCTGGTCGGCGCGATCCTCCATGTGCTGTATGCCGAGGAGGAGAAGACCCTGGCCCGGGTCGCCACCTTCCTGTCCGATCCCCGCCGCAGCTTCGTTCAGACCCTGAGCCGGATGATGGCGACCAACCATCTCGGCACCCCCGACGCGCCCCAGGTCCACCCGGTGGTCGCTTCGGCGGCGCGGGAAGTCTTGAACAAATCCGAGAACGAGCGCTCCGGCGTGCTGTCGACCGCGATGTCGTTCCTCGGCCTCTACCGCGATCCGGTGGTTGCCGCGACCACCGTCGCCTGCGACTGGCGGATCGCCGATCTGGTCGATGCTGAACGCCCGGTGTCGCTCTATCTGGTGATCCCGCCCTCGGACATCTCGCGGACCAAGCCGCTGGTCCGCCTCGTGCTCAATCAGATCGGCCGCCGCCTCACCGAGCGGCTGGAGGGCGATCCGGCCAAGCGGCGCAAGCACGCCCTGCTGATGATGCTCGACGAGTTCCCGGCGCTGGGGCGGCTCGATTTCTTCGAGACCGCGCTGGCTTTCATGGCCGGCTACGGCATCCGCGCCTATCTGATCGCCCAGAGCCTCAACCAGATCTCCAAGGCCTACGGCGAGAACAACGCGATCCTCGACAATTGCCATGTCCGGATCGCCTTCTCCAGCAATGACGAGCGCACCGCCAAGCGGATTTCCGACGCGCTCGGCACCGCCACCGAACTGCGCGCCCAGCGCAATTACGCCGGCCATCGGTTGGCGCCGTGGCTCAGTCACGTCATGGTCAGCCGCCAGGAGACGGCGCGGCCGCTGCTGACCCCGGGCGAGGTGATGCAATTGCCGCCTGCCGACGAACTGGTGCTGGTCTCCGGCCTTGCTCCGATCCGGGCCAGGAAGCTGCGCTATTACCAGGATCGCAATTTCTCGGCGCGGGTGCTGCCCGCGCCGGAGTTGGCCGAGCACGGCTATCCCGACCGCCCGGCGGCCCGTCCCGACGATTGGAGCGGATTGGTGCGCGGCCCGCATGTCCGCCTCGCCACCGCCGAGGAGTCCACGCTCGGTTTCGAGGATGAAGGCGGCGTCCAGCGGCAGCGCCATCCCGGTCTGCCCGAGGAGGGCTTGGTGGTGGCTGCGCGGTCTGATCCCGAGCCCGATCCCATCGACGACGAGTCCGATCTGCTGGCCGATCAGCGGGCGATGGACCGGCTGCGCGGTCTCGGCACGGTGGTTCGCGCCCACGCCATCAACGAAGGCCGCGATGGCGCCGGGCCGGGCGACGATCTGCTGCCGAGCTTCTGAGGGAGGCGAGGATGAACCGCACCAAGATCCGCCATCAATTGTTTCTCGATCCGGACCTCAGCGCCCGGTTGGAAGCGCTCGCCGCCAAACCGGGGGTGTCGAAATCGACCATTCTCGCCGATGCGGTGACCGCCTGGCTCAATCGCCGCGGCAGCCAGGAACTCGACGAGCGCTTCGGCCTGCGTCTCCACCGGATCAGCGATCAACTCGACCGCATCGAGCGTGACGGTCAGGTGCTGCTGGAGAGCCTGGCGCTGTTCGTCCGCTACCAACTGACCGTCACCGCCCCGCTGCCCGAGCCGGACAAGGCGGCCCGCGCCGTCGGCCAGGAACGCTTCCAGAAATTCATCGATCAGGTCGGCCGGCAGATCGCCGCCCGCCGCCGCACCCTGTCCGGCGATCAGGAGGGAGACCCGTCATGACCAATCCGGAATCCCGCGACCGCCGCCGCGCCATGCTGCGCACCGCGATGGGACCGGCGATTGCCGCCGCCCTGGCCGACCCGCTGGTGATCGAGGTGATGGTCAATCCCGACGGCGCGCTGCGCCTCGACCGGCTGGGCGAGGGGCGGGTCGATACCGGCGTGCGCCTTGCCCCGGCCGAGGTGGAGCGGATCATCCGCCTCGTCGCCAGCCATGTCCGGGCCGAAATCCATCCCGGCAATCCGGTGGTCAGCGCCGAACTGCCCGCCCGCGATGACGGGATCAGCGGCGAACGCTTTGAAGGCCTGCTGCCGCCGGTGTCGCTCGGGCCGTGCTTCGCGATCCGCAAGCCGGCAGTGCGGATCCACACCCTGAGCGACTATGTCACGGATCGGATCATGCTGCCGCTTCAGGCCGAGACGCTGCGCCGCGCCGTGCGCGAGCGGCGCAATATCCTGGTGGTCGGCGGCACCTCGTCGGGCAAGACCACCCTGGCCAACGCCCTGCTGGCCGAGATAGCCGGACTCGACGAGCGGGTGATCCTGATCGAGGACACCCGCGAACTGCAATGCGCCGCGCCCGATTGCGTCGCGCTGCGCACCCGGGCCGGGGTGGTGACCCTGGCCGATCTGGTCCGCTCGACGCTGCGGCTGCGGCCCGACCGGATCATCGTCGGCGAGGTGCGCGGCGCCGAGGCGCTCGACCTGCTCAAGGCCTGGAACACTGGCCATCCCGGCGGCATCGCCACGATCCACGCCAATTCCGCCCGCGCCGCCCTCTACCGCCTCGAACAACTGGTTCAGGAAGGCGTCGTCACCGTGCCGCGCCGGCTGATCGCCGAGGCGGTCGATCTGCTGGTGTTCATCGCCGGGCGCGGCACCGGGCGCCGGATCGAGACCATCGCCGAGGTCACCGGGCTCGACGGCAACGGCGATTACGCGGTCAGGGAGAGGCCGGGCTGCCGCCCGGTCCCGCTCGGGGAAGTGTTCCCCGAACCCCTTCCTTTTTCCGAAACCGGGTCTGGGGCGGACACCCGCCCATCGACGGTCTAACCGAGGAGAACCATCATGCGCTATCTCGCCTTCGCCACCACCCTGCTGGTTTCCACCTCGGCCTTTGCCGCCGGGGCGGGGATGCCGTGGGAGCAGCCGCTGCAGCAGGTGCTCGAATCCGTCCAGGGGCCGGTCGCCAAGATCATCGCGGTGATCATCATTATCACCACCGGCCTGACCCTGGCCTTCGGTGAGACCTCGGGCGGGTTCCGCCGGCTGATCCAGATCGTGTTCGGCCTGTCGATCGCTTTCGCCGCCTCGAGCTTCTTCCTGTCCTTCTTCAGCTTCGGCGGCGGAGCGCTGGTGTGATGAGCATCGACGGCTTCGAGGTGCCGCTGCACCGGGCGCTGACCGAGCCGATCCTGCTCGGCGGCGCGCCGCGCACCCTGGCGATCGTCAACGGCACCGTCGCCGCCGCTCTCGGTCTCGGCCTGCAGATGTGGAGCGCCGGGATCGTGCTGTGGCTGGTCGGCCATTCCGTCGCGGTGTTCGCCGCCAAGCGCGATCCAGACTTTGCCTCGGTGCTGGCCCGGCATCTGCGGCAGAAGGGGGAGCTGTCATGCTGAACCTCGCCGAATACCGCCGCCACGCCGACCGGCTGGCCGACCATCTGCCCTGGGCGGCGCTGGTCGCCCCCGGCATCGTGCTCAACAAGGACGGCAGCTTTCAGCGCACCCTCCGCTTCCGCGGTCCCGATCTCGATAGCGCCACCGAGGCTGAACTGGTCGCCACCTGCGCCCGCGCCAACAATGTGTTGCGCCGGTTCGGCTCAGGCTGGGCGCTGTTCTTCGAGGCGGAGCGGATCCCGGCCCAGGATTATCCCGAATCCGTTTTCCCCGATCCCGCCTCCTGGCTGGTCGAGCAGGAACGCCGCGCCGCCTTCCTGGGGCGCATCGGCAGCCATTTCGAAAGCGTCTACCATTTGACCCTGCTCTATCTCCCGCCGCCGGATTCGGTCGCCCAGGCCGAATCCGCCCTGCTGGATCAGGGCCGGGAAGGGAAAGGAGGCGGCGGTCGCGACTGGCGCCAGGAACTGGCGGCGTTCCGGGCCGAGACCGATCGGGTGCTCGATCTGCTGGCCGGGTTCATGCCGGAGGCGCGCGGGCTCGACGATGGCGAGACCCTGACCTACCTGCACGCCACCATTTCGACCCGGCGCCATCCGGTCCGGGTGCCGGAAACCCCGCTCTATCTCGACGGGATTCTGGTCGATACGCCCCTGACCGGCGGGCTGGAGCCGATGCTGGGCGAGGCCCATTTGCGCACGCTCACCATCCTGGGCTTCCCCAATATGACCCGGCCGGGGCTGCTCGACGCCCTCAACCATCTCGATTTCCCCTATCGCTGGGTCACCCGTTTCATCGCCTTGGACAAAACGCGGGCGACCAAGGATCTGACCCGGCTGCGGCGCCACTGGTTCGCCAAGCGCAAGTCGATCGCCGCGCTGTTGCGCGAGGTGCTCTATAACGAGCCAGCCCAGTTGCTCGATTCCGACGCCGACAACAAGGTCGCCGACGCCGATCTGGCGCTGCAGGCGCTGGGCGGCGACCATGTCGCCTTCGGCCATCTTACCACCACCCTGACGGTGATGGACCCCGACCGCCAGCGTGCTGACGACAAGGTCCGCGCCATCGAACGGATCGTCACCGGACTCGGCTTCAGCGTGATCCGCGAGAGCGTCAACGCGGTCGAGGCTTGGCTCGGCTCGCTGCCCGGCCACGTCTACGCCAATGTCCGCCAGCCGCTGGTCCATACCCTCAACCTCGCCCATCTTATTCCGCTGTCCTCGGTGTGGGCCGGGCCGGCGCGCAACGCCCATCTCGACGGCCCGCCGCTGCTGATCGCCGAGACCTCGGGGGCCACTCCGTTCCGCCTGTCCACCCATGTCGGCGATGTCGGCCATCTGCTGATCGTCGGCCCGACCGGGGCGGGCAAGTCGGTGCTGCTGGCCCTGCTGGCGCTGCAGTTCCGCCGCTATCCGGGGGCGCGGGTGACCCTGTTCGACAAGGGCAATTCGGCCCGCGCCGCGACCCTCGCCATGGGCGGGGCCCATCACGCCCTCGGCGCCGGTGGCGGGCTGGCGTTCCAGCCGTTGCGGCGGATCGACCTCGAGGCGGAGCGGTCATGGGCGGTCGAATGGGTCACCGGCCTGCTGGCCCATGAGCGGGTGACGGTCACCCCCGAGATCAAGGAGACGCTGTGGTCGGCGCTCGGCAGCCTTGCCTCGGCTCCGCCCGAGGAACGGACCCTCACCGGCTTCTCGATGCTGGTGCAGTCGAACGCGCTGAAGGCGGCGCTGCTGCCTTACACCCTCGACGGCCCGTTTGGCCGTCTGCTCGACGCCGCTGACGATCGGCTGGAATTGGCCGAGGTGCAGTGCTTCGAGACCGAGGAGATGATGCACCAGCCCGGGCTGGTGCTGCCGGTGCTGACCTATCTGTTCCACCGGCTCGAGGAACGGTTCGACGGAAAGCCCAGTCTGCTGATCCTCGACGAAGCCTGGGTGTTCCTCGACCACCCGCTGTTCGCGGCGCGGATCCGCGAATGGCTGAAGGTGTTGCGCAAGAAGAACGTCGCGGTGATCTTCGCCACCCAGTCGCTGGCCGACATCGCCGACAGCACGATCGCCCCGGCGATCATCGAATCCTGCCCGCAGCGGCTGTTCCTGCCCAACGACCGGGCGATCGAACCGCAGAGCCGCGCCGCCTATGCCCGCTTCGGCCTCAACGACCGCCAGATCGAGTTGATCGCTCAGGCCACGCCCAAGCGGCACTATTACCTGCAATCCCGGCGCGGCAACCGGCTGTTCGACCTCGCCCTCGGCCCGGTCGCGCTGGCGCTGTGCGGCGCCTCGTCCCCCGACGACCAGAAATTGATCGACCGTCTCTCGGCCGCGCCGGACTCGTTCCTCGAATACTGGCTCGTCGCCAAGGGGCTGCCTTGGGCGGTCGATCTGATCCGGGAGAACACACCATGAGACTCATTATATATGGTGGGGCTTCCGCCCCACCGCCCCGACCGGGAAGCCGGGCTTCCCGGACCCACCCTCCAATAAAATCACTGCGGGTCTGGGAGCGGCGCTCCCAGGCGGGCGCGGGCGGCAGCCCGCAGCGAAGCTTCTCCTCATTTCTATTTTGCTGATCGGTCTTTCTGTTCCACCGGCGCAAGCGCAATGGGCGGTGTTCGACGCCTCCAACTTTGCCGAGAACGTGCTGCAGGCGGCGCGGGCGATGGAGCAGATCAACAACCAGATCCGCTCGCTGCAGAACGAGGCGGCGATGCTCGAGACGATGAACCGCAACCTGCGATCGCTCGACAACTCGTCGCTGGGGCAGATGA is a window of Pararhodospirillum photometricum DSM 122 DNA encoding:
- a CDS encoding conjugal transfer protein TraG, producing MTPTKLLIGQILVVFAITLFGVWSATQWAAAMLGYQPQLGPPWLVLFDVPVYRPWQLFPWWYAYEAYAPHIFDKAGMLAGASGFMGCAAAIVGSLWRARQSRLVTTYGSSRWATAREVERAGLFRSAGVFLGRLGNRYLRHDGPEHVMAFAPTRSGKGVGLVVPTLLSWTGSAVIHDIKGENWQLTAGWRGRFSHCLLFNPTDPRSARYNPLLEVRKGPDEVRDVQNIADILVDPEGALERRSHWEKTSHSLLVGAILHVLYAEEEKTLARVATFLSDPRRSFVQTLSRMMATNHLGTPDAPQVHPVVASAAREVLNKSENERSGVLSTAMSFLGLYRDPVVAATTVACDWRIADLVDAERPVSLYLVIPPSDISRTKPLVRLVLNQIGRRLTERLEGDPAKRRKHALLMMLDEFPALGRLDFFETALAFMAGYGIRAYLIAQSLNQISKAYGENNAILDNCHVRIAFSSNDERTAKRISDALGTATELRAQRNYAGHRLAPWLSHVMVSRQETARPLLTPGEVMQLPPADELVLVSGLAPIRARKLRYYQDRNFSARVLPAPELAEHGYPDRPAARPDDWSGLVRGPHVRLATAEESTLGFEDEGGVQRQRHPGLPEEGLVVAARSDPEPDPIDDESDLLADQRAMDRLRGLGTVVRAHAINEGRDGAGPGDDLLPSF
- a CDS encoding TrbC/VirB2 family protein; translated protein: MRYLAFATTLLVSTSAFAAGAGMPWEQPLQQVLESVQGPVAKIIAVIIIITTGLTLAFGETSGGFRRLIQIVFGLSIAFAASSFFLSFFSFGGGALV
- a CDS encoding CopG family transcriptional regulator, producing the protein MNRTKIRHQLFLDPDLSARLEALAAKPGVSKSTILADAVTAWLNRRGSQELDERFGLRLHRISDQLDRIERDGQVLLESLALFVRYQLTVTAPLPEPDKAARAVGQERFQKFIDQVGRQIAARRRTLSGDQEGDPS
- the trbB gene encoding P-type conjugative transfer ATPase TrbB; the encoded protein is MTNPESRDRRRAMLRTAMGPAIAAALADPLVIEVMVNPDGALRLDRLGEGRVDTGVRLAPAEVERIIRLVASHVRAEIHPGNPVVSAELPARDDGISGERFEGLLPPVSLGPCFAIRKPAVRIHTLSDYVTDRIMLPLQAETLRRAVRERRNILVVGGTSSGKTTLANALLAEIAGLDERVILIEDTRELQCAAPDCVALRTRAGVVTLADLVRSTLRLRPDRIIVGEVRGAEALDLLKAWNTGHPGGIATIHANSARAALYRLEQLVQEGVVTVPRRLIAEAVDLLVFIAGRGTGRRIETIAEVTGLDGNGDYAVRERPGCRPVPLGEVFPEPLPFSETGSGADTRPSTV
- a CDS encoding VirB3 family type IV secretion system protein, with protein sequence MSIDGFEVPLHRALTEPILLGGAPRTLAIVNGTVAAALGLGLQMWSAGIVLWLVGHSVAVFAAKRDPDFASVLARHLRQKGELSC
- the trbE gene encoding conjugal transfer protein TrbE; this encodes MLNLAEYRRHADRLADHLPWAALVAPGIVLNKDGSFQRTLRFRGPDLDSATEAELVATCARANNVLRRFGSGWALFFEAERIPAQDYPESVFPDPASWLVEQERRAAFLGRIGSHFESVYHLTLLYLPPPDSVAQAESALLDQGREGKGGGGRDWRQELAAFRAETDRVLDLLAGFMPEARGLDDGETLTYLHATISTRRHPVRVPETPLYLDGILVDTPLTGGLEPMLGEAHLRTLTILGFPNMTRPGLLDALNHLDFPYRWVTRFIALDKTRATKDLTRLRRHWFAKRKSIAALLREVLYNEPAQLLDSDADNKVADADLALQALGGDHVAFGHLTTTLTVMDPDRQRADDKVRAIERIVTGLGFSVIRESVNAVEAWLGSLPGHVYANVRQPLVHTLNLAHLIPLSSVWAGPARNAHLDGPPLLIAETSGATPFRLSTHVGDVGHLLIVGPTGAGKSVLLALLALQFRRYPGARVTLFDKGNSARAATLAMGGAHHALGAGGGLAFQPLRRIDLEAERSWAVEWVTGLLAHERVTVTPEIKETLWSALGSLASAPPEERTLTGFSMLVQSNALKAALLPYTLDGPFGRLLDAADDRLELAEVQCFETEEMMHQPGLVLPVLTYLFHRLEERFDGKPSLLILDEAWVFLDHPLFAARIREWLKVLRKKNVAVIFATQSLADIADSTIAPAIIESCPQRLFLPNDRAIEPQSRAAYARFGLNDRQIELIAQATPKRHYYLQSRRGNRLFDLALGPVALALCGASSPDDQKLIDRLSAAPDSFLEYWLVAKGLPWAVDLIRENTP